From the genome of Lagopus muta isolate bLagMut1 chromosome 22, bLagMut1 primary, whole genome shotgun sequence, one region includes:
- the TAGLN gene encoding transgelin: protein MANKGPAYGMSRDVQSKIEKKYDDELEDRLVEWIVAQCGSSVGRPDRGRLGFQVWLKNGIVLSQLVNSLYPDGSKPVKIPDSPPTMVFKQMEQIAQFLKAAEDYGVVKTDMFQTVDLFEAKDMAAVQRTLVALGSLAVTKNDGHYHGDPNWFMKKAQEHKREFSESQLKEGKNIIGLQMGTNKGASQAGMSYGRPRQIIS from the exons ATGGCAAACAAGGGCCCAGCCTATGGCATGAGCAGGGACGTCCAGTCCAAGATTGAGAAGAAGTACGACGATGAGCTGGAGGACCGCCTGGTGGAGTGGATCGTGGCTCAGTGTGGGTCCAGCGTGGGCCGCCCGGACCGGGGCCGCCTGGGCTTCCAGGTCTGGCTGAAGAACGGCATC GTCCTCAGCCAGCTGGTGAACAGCCTCTACCCTGACGGCTCCAAGCCTGTCAAGATCCCTGACAGCCCTCCCACCATGGTCTTCAAGCAgatggaacagattgcccagttCCTCAAGGCGGCTGAGGACTACGGTGTGGTCAAGACAGACATGTTCCAGACCGTCGACCTCTTTGAAG CCAAGGATATGGCGGCGGTGCAGAGGACACTGGTGGCCCTGGGGAGCCTGGCGGTGACCAAGAACGATGGGCATTACCACGGGGATCCCAACTGGTTCATGAA GAAGGCGCAGGAGCACAAGCGGGAATTCTCCGAGAGCCAGCTGAAGGAGGGCAAGAACATCATCGGCTTACAGATGGGGACCAACAAGGGCGCATCACAGGCGGGGATGAGCTACGGCCGACCCCGGCAGATCATCAGCTAG